Genomic window (Streptomyces yatensis):
ACCATGTCCTGGTCATCACCCGCTGGCGCGTCTCCCCGGCCGACTGCGAGGTCCTCAACAGCTTCAAGAACCTGCGCCTGACCGTGCTGGTCACCCACTCCGGCATCGTCCACGAGGCCATCGAGCCGGTGGACTCCCAGATCGCCGCCGAGAGCCTGCGCACCCTCTACGAGCACGCCGAGCGGTACCGCACCATCCTGTACTGGCGGCCGATCGTCCCCGGGCTCAACGACTCCGACGCCCATCTGGAGCGGGCGCGGGAGTTGTCCTGGTACGCGCACGCCACGGTCTTCACCGGCCTGTTCTTCCGCCAGGAGATCGCCGCCTACTACCAGGCGCACGGGCTGCCCGTGCCGTACGAGGACACCGCCCGGCGCAAGATCCTTCCCGAGACGGCCGAGCGGCGGGTGCTCGATGCCTTCCGCAGCATCGAGGACGTCTCCGCCCCGTGGGGAGCGTTGTTCCGCAAGACGAGCTGCGGCGTGGCCTACGCCCACGGCGAGGCCGACTACAACGGCCACTACGGCGTCCGCGAGCTGTGCGACATCTGTCCGGAAAAGCAGCTCGCGCTGTGCCACGCGGCCTGGGACAAACCCGACCTCGCGGACGTCACCGAAAGCGCCCGAACCCTTGGCGCGACCGGGCCCGTTGAGATCACCGACCGGGCCATCATCGTCGAGGGCCTGGACGAGCCGCCGCGCTACTACCTCCAGCACGGCTACGGCTACCAGTGCCACGACCGCGAGAAGCCTCACCACTACCGCCAGCACGGCCGTGCCCCCATCGGCTGGCCGACGCAGAACGGAACACCCGCACCATGAACTTCGCCACCTGGCCCACCCTGTTCGTCGTAGACGTCGAAGGCAACGGCGCCAACCCGCCCGACCTGGTCGAGGTGGCCGCCCTTCCCGTTCACGACGGCGGGCCGGACACCAGCACGGCCGGAGCGTGGCTCATCCGCCCACCCCGGCCCGTCACCCCCCGCGCCGCCGGCATCCACGGCCTGACCAACGGACTCCTGGCGCAGTCCCCTACGTGGAGGGA
Coding sequences:
- a CDS encoding radical SAM protein codes for the protein MSELYQQRPLPILATETIGGLKPALADVIEYRKSGLSLNWIIGCPLDCGYCIRHTFDNFDMKVPRRLMSDEAAVTALVEHPYFRPHTTPLQLLNRATDPMLPAVKPHLFTVLRHLDDRGLTNHVLVITRWRVSPADCEVLNSFKNLRLTVLVTHSGIVHEAIEPVDSQIAAESLRTLYEHAERYRTILYWRPIVPGLNDSDAHLERARELSWYAHATVFTGLFFRQEIAAYYQAHGLPVPYEDTARRKILPETAERRVLDAFRSIEDVSAPWGALFRKTSCGVAYAHGEADYNGHYGVRELCDICPEKQLALCHAAWDKPDLADVTESARTLGATGPVEITDRAIIVEGLDEPPRYYLQHGYGYQCHDREKPHHYRQHGRAPIGWPTQNGTPAP